The genomic DNA GCGATGATTAAAATTGTCGCCCCAAGTATGTCACTTGATGTGATAGACCGCGCCATTCAATGCCATGGCGCAGTGGGCGTGAGTCAAGATACCTTCTTAGCGCATGCATGGGCTGGGCAGCGTACTTTGCGTTTAGCCGATGGTCCTGATCAAGTGCATATGATGCAACTTGGGCGTGATTTAGTTAAAAAAATAGCTAACTAGTATTAAGGCCTGTTGATCTTTCAGGATCAGTTTTGCAGCAGGTTGGAACTTATTTCAACCTGCTGTTTATAATGTTGATAGCTCATACTGGCCACTTAAATTACACAAAAAAGAGTATTGCTAAATGGCACAAGAATCTCCCGTTAATAATGAACAGCTTACTGCTTATCTAGAAGCCCATGTTGATGGCTTTAGAGGGCCAATCACCCTTGAGAAATTTGCCGGTGGTCAATCAAACCCAACGTTTAAAGTCACCTCAGCATCGGGTGTGTATGTGCTTCGCCGCCAACCGTCGGGGAAATTATTAAAGTCAGCTCATGCTGTAGATCGTGAATATCGTGTATTAAATGCCTTAAAAGACAGCAACGTGCCGGTTGCAAAAGTATTTCACCTGTGTGAAGACAGCAGCATTATCGGTTCAATGTTTTATCTGATGCAATTTTGTGATGGCACAGTTTATTGGAGCGCATCATTAGCTGAGATTGACACCAATGAGCAACGCTCAGCCATGTATGACGCAATGAATAAAGTACTGGTTGCTTTGCACAGTGTTGATGTAGATGCGGTTGGATTATCCGATTACGGCAAAGCAGGTAACTACTTTGAGCGTCAACTCACGCGCTGGACATCACAATACCGTGTGACAGAACTGAAAAAAATTGCCGCGATGGATGAACTGAGCCAATGGCTTGAACAACATGTACCGGAAGATGATGGCCGTGTTTGTTTAGTCCATGGCGATTTTCGCTTAGACAATATGATGTTTGCTAAAGATAGCCCCGATATTATCGCATTACTGGATTGGGAACTATCGACACTAGGTCATCCATTTGCTGATTTAGCGTATCAATGTATGCAGTTACGTATGCCAGCAGGTATGGGCAGTATTGACGGTTTACAAGATATTGACCGCGCCAGCTTAGGCATCCCAACAGAAGCGGAATATGTCGCTCTGTATTGCCAACGAATGGGAATAGTGCACATTGAAAACTGGGTGTTTTATTTGGCTTTTAGTTTCTTCCGTTTAGCGGCTATCGCCCAAGGAGTGGCTAAACGTGCCACCGAAGGCAACGCGTCTAATGAACATGCCAATAAAGTGGGCTCGTTTGTCGAACCACTGGCAAAAATGGCCTTAGAGGTCATTGCTAAAGAGATAAAGAGAGTTACTCAATAAACAAAACAAAACAAAAATCAACATAGAAAAGACCATCAATTACAGGAGTTACTCGCATGGATCCATTATTAGACTTTACCGGTAAGGTTGCCGTTATTACTGGCGCGGCTCAAGGTTTTGGTAAGTTACTGGCTGAAGAGTTAGCCAAACGTGGCGCTAAATTAGTGATTAGCGACATTAACGAAGCGGGTGTAAACAAGGTAGCGGACGATATTGCCTCTAGTGGTGCCGACGTGATCGCGATGAAATGTGATGTGTCTAAAGATGCGTCATGCAAAGCCATGGTTGAGACTGCGATTAAACATTTTGGTCGAGTTGATATTGGGGTTAACAATGCCGGTATTGCCCATGAGTTTAAGCCGTTTCATGAGATTGATGAATCTATTATGGACAGCCAGTTTGCTGTCAATGTGAAAGGTGTCCAATTTGGCATGCGTCATCAAATACAGCAAATGCTCAAACAAGGCCAGGGAGCCATTCTCAATGTTAGTTCGATGGCGGGTCTAGGTGGCGCAGCTCGAGGCAGCGCTTATTCTATGGCTAAACACGCTGTGATTGGCTTAACCAAAACAGGCGCTGTGGAGTACGGTCGCGACAATATTCGTATTAATGCAATTTGCCCATTTTTTACTCTTACCCCTATGGTCACCAATTTTGCTGACGAAGAAAAACAAAAGAAAATGGCCCGTGGAGCTCCAATGAACCGCCTGGGTGAACCTAAAGAAATCGTTGCTGTGATGCTGATGATGTTGTCACCTGCAAATACCTATATGACGGGCCAATGTATTGCGGTAGATGGTGGCGTGTCAGCGTTTTAACCTTGCCTGCGGGCATCATACTGCCATCAAAGTAACCTGCTCAGTGATTTGCTCAGTTACTTAGTTATAAAACAAGATAAGAAGAGAAAATTATGCCTGCAACGTTAATGAATCAACGTGATCTTGAATTTATGCTTTACGAACTGTTTGATAGTGAAGCATTAACCAGCAGAGAGCGTTATCAAGATCATGACCGCCAAACCTTTAATGAAGTGGTTAATACCGCCAAAACGATTGCAGAAAAATATTTTCTTCCGATCCGTCGCAAATTGGATATTGAACAACCCACTTTTGATGGTAAAAAAGTGCATATCATCCCTGAGCTTAAAACAGCCATCGACGCGGTAAACGAGTCTGGGATTGGTGCTGCAACTGCAGATTATGATTTAGGAGGCATGCAACTGCCACCTATTATTGCCAGTGCCGCGGGTTCGTATCTTAGCGTCGCCGGTGGCGTAGGCATGGGCTATAACATGTTGACCACGGCTAATGCCAATTTACTCCAAGCCCACGGCAGTGCTGAGCTGATTGAAACCTGGGTGAAACCGATGCGAGAAGGTCGGTTTATGGGCACCATGGCCATGACTGAACCTGGCAGTGGTTCCGCTTTAGGCGATTTAACCACAAAAGCGGTAAAAGCTGAGAATGGCACCTATCGCATTAGCGGCAGTAAAATCTATATTTCAGGCGGCGATCATGATTTAAGCGAGAACATTGTCCATTTAGTCCTTGCCAGAATTCAGGGTGCTCCCAAAGGTGTTAAAGGGATTTCGTTATTTGTTGTGCCTAAGTTTTTGCTTAATGATGATGGGTCGCTGGGCGATGACAATGAAGTGGCGCTGGCAGGCTTGTTTCATAAAATGGGTGGCCGAGCACAAACGTCTACAGCACTGAGTTTTGGTGAGAAAAATGGAGCAATTGGCTATTTAGTCGGTGAAGAACACTGTGGTTTAAAATACATGTTCCACATGATGAACGAAGCCCGCATTATGGTCGGCACCAGTGGCGCAGTGCTCGCGGTTGCCGGATATCAATATTCAGTGGACTACGCTAAAAACCGTCCTCAAGGTCGATTACCATCGTGTAAAGATCCACAATCTCCTATGGTAAACATCATTGAACATGCGGATGTAAAACGTATGCTATTAGCCCAAAAATCCTATGCAGAAGGGGCAATGGCTCTAGTGCTGTACGGTACTCAATTAAGTGATGATTCACATACCTCAGCCACAGCCGAGCAACGCCAATATGCACATACATTGTTGGACTTTTTAACGCCCATCATTAAAACATGGCCATCAGAATATGGCCCCAAAGCGAACTCCCTTGCGATTCAAGTCATGGGCGGCCATGGTTATATAAACGAGCATCCGGTTGAAATGTTCTATCGTGATAATCGCTTAAACCCTATTCATGAAGGCACTACCGGGATCCAATCATTAGATTTGATCACTCGTAAAGTGCCGATGAATAACATGCAAGGCTATAAGGCTACGTTAGCTGAAATGGTTAAAACGATTGAATACGCAAAACAATACCCAAGCTTAAACGAGTTTTCTTCACAATTAAGCCAAGCGCTTGATACGTTAAGTGTGACAACGCAAGCGGTGTTAAGCGCGATGTCGACTAAAAATATTGATTTAGCCTTAGCAAATTCAGTCAAATACTTAGAGTTATTTGGTCACGTGATTATTGCTTGGTTATGGCTTAAGCAAAGTATTGTTGCGACTAAAGCGATAGCCGAACAACCGCACCAAGCCGATATGCATTTTTATCAAGGCAAATTGCAGGCTTGTCAGTATTTTTATCGATTTGAATTGCCTGAAATTAGCGTATGGTCAAATTTACTGATCAATACTGACAGCACCAGCTTTGATATGCAGCCTGACTGGTTTTAATTTAGGTTTTAATTTGATGTCTAATTAATGCGATACGACTGCAGATTTATGCCATTAATGCGCAGTGGCGTTTTATAAAATCGAGTTTACAAAAAACATTACCGCGCCATGGGTAATGTTTTTTTGTTTGTGACTTCCTCATTTTATTTTGTCACGTTTGCATCCTCTACATCACCAAGCTATTCATCCTGTGAATAGCTTGGTATTAAAACTATTCATTTGTTTAATTTACCTACCCCAACTAGCATGAGATATCGCTTAAATTTTATTCATGGATTGTACCGCGAAAGTACAAAAGGAAAGGGAATAATGCCGACAGTAATTAATCGAAATGACATTGCCAACTATATTGGCTATCAAGCTGAGCCAACAGGTTGGCACCAAATTACCCAAGAGCAAATTAATCAATTTGCTGACTGCACTCTGGATCATCAATTTATTCACGTAGATGTTGAGAAAGCCAAAGCAACCCCTTTTGGTTCAACCATCGCCCACGGTTTTTTATCGTTATCTATGCTGTCGCATTTTGCTGAAAATTTTAGCGTCATTATCGATGGCTTCTATATGGGGCTAAATGCCGGTTTCGATAAAGTACGATTTTTGCAACCTGTTACCGTCAATAGCCGCATTAGAGCGCATGCTAAAACCCTTTCAATAGCAGAAAAAAAACCAGGGCAATTTAGACTATCGACCGAAGTGACCATTGAAATAGAAGGCTGCGATACACCGGCATTGGTTGCCGAGTGGATATCGGTGCAAATGGTTAAATAGTGATGCTTTAGAAGTGATGCTTTAAAAATGATGCTTCTAAAATGATGGTTAAGTAAAAGTCTGACGCATAAAATAAACAATAATAATAAACAGTTAAGGTAAAAACATGACAATTAGTTTTGCAGGAAAAGTGGCTATTGTAACGGGTGCCGGTAACGGTTTAGGCCGCTCACATGCATTGGAATTGGCCAGACGCGGTGCCAAAGTAGTGGTTAACGACTTAGGCGGTGCTCGTGATGGCAGCGGCGCATCTTCAGCGGCGTCACAAGAAGTGGTGCAGTTAATTGAAGAGATGGGCGGCGAAGCGATTAGCCATGGCGCTAACGTAGCCAATTTTGACGAAGTACAAGACATGGTGCAACAAACCATGGATAAATGGGGTCGAGTCGACATTCTGATTAACAACGCAGGTATTTTGCGGGATAAGTCATTTTCAAAAATGACTTTAGATGACTTTAAATTGGTCATGGACGTGCATGTTATGGGTTCTGTTAACTGCACCAAAGCGGTGTGGGAAATCATGAAACAACAAAACTACGGCCGTATCGTCATGACAACGTCATCGAGTGGCATGTACGGTAACTTTGGTCAGGCAAATTACGGAGCCGCTAAAATGGCCGTCATTGGGCTAATGAATACCTTAGTGCTTGAAGGTGCAAAAAATAATATCAACATCAATGCGCTTGCGCCAACGGCTGGTACACGGATGACTGAAGATTTAATGCCAGAAGAAATAGTTAAGGCGTTTTCCCCCGAAGCGGTAACGGCAGGCATGCTGACCTTGTGCGATGAAGACGCGCCAAATCGGTTTATTTTATGTGCCGGAGCCGGTGGCTATTCGAGTGCCTGTATCTTTGAAACAGAAGGCTGTTTTATTCCTAAAACATCGCAAAACCCAGAAACCGTGCGTCAAAACTGGGCGTTACTCACGGCTCAAGAGAATCAACAATCGTTACTGTCGGGTGCCAAGCAAGGTGAGAAGTTTGTGATGAAGGCAATGGCGTTTATGAAGTCTCAACAGCAGTCTCAACAGTAATAGCCTAGTGCGGCAATCATTACGCGAGTCATGACTTGAATAATCATGGCTAATAACAGCACCAAGTCCGATCGAACGATAAACAACAACTATAAAAAGACAGGAATTATCATGAGAGAAGCCGTCATTGTATCAGCCGCCCGAACACCTATAGGTAAAGCCTATCGCGGTGCATTTAACGATTTATCCGCCCCGACGTTAGCGGCCGTTGCGGTAAACGCCGCAATAGAGAGAGCGGGTATTGACCCTCATGACATTGAAGATTGTATTTTTGGTGCTGCGTTAACTCAAGGCAACCAAGGAATGAACTTTGGTCGTCAAGTGGCCATGGCGGCACAATTACCGGTATCTGTGCCGGGCATGACTGTCGATCGTCAATGTTCTTCAGGATTAATGTCTATTGCTATCGCTGCCAACCATATCGTTGTTGATGGTGCCCAAATTGTTGTCGCCGGGGGTTGTGACTCAATCAGCTTAGTACAAAACGATAAAATGAATATGCATCGTGCGGTTGATCCCAGCATAAAAGCTTACCAACCAGCCATTTATATGCCGATGCTTGATACTGCCGAAGTGGTTGCTGAACGATATGGTATTTCTCGTGAAGCACAAGATGCCTACGCTTTAACATCTCAACTACGCACCGCAGCGGCGCAAACTGAAGGCCGATTTGATGATGAAATTGTGCCTGTTACTTGCACTAAGCTGGTAATGGACAAAGCCAGCGGTGAAATGAGTAAGCAACAAGTCACCTTAACCAAGGATGAAGGTAATCGCCCGTCTACCGATCTACAAGGTTTGGCAAGCTTAAAAGCGGTCAAAGAATCCGGCTCGATTACCGGCGGTAATGCGTCGCAACTCTCTGATGGTGCTGCGGCTGTGGTAGTCATGGAGCGTGAATTAGCAGAGCAACGTGGGTTGAGTCCTTTAGGGGCGTATCGGGGCATGGTAGTTGTGGGCTGTGAACCTGATGAAATGGGCATAGGCCCAATTTATGCGATTCCAAAATTACTTGAGCGCCATGGTCTCACAATTGACGATATTGGTTTATGGGAAATCAATGAAGCGTTTGCTGTTCAAGTGATTTATTGTGCTGAAAAGCTCGGTATTCCAGCCGATCGTTTAAATGTTGATGGCGGCGCAATCTCCATTGGCCATCCTTATGGCATGAGCGGCACTCGCATGGTAATGCATGCGCTAATTGAAGGTAAACGTCGTGGGGTTAAATACGTGGTGATCAGTATGTGTATTGGCGGTGGTCAGGGAGCCGCGGGCTTATTTGAAGTGTTATAAGTCTGGCTCAATGTTAGGTTGATAAAAAGTTAATGAAACGTTAATGTCTGGTTAAGTTAATTTTTGCATCATACAAAATAATAATAAACATAGCTGCTAGAGTATTTGCTAGCCGCTAATAACGTAACATTTGGGGAAAAATATTATGGAAAAGATTTGGCTTGAGAAGAGTTATCCGCCAGGGGTTGAGTTTGAAATAGATCCTGATAAATATAATTCTTTGGCAGATTTATTCTTAATTTATACCAAGTTGTATGCCAATAATACTGCGTTCATTAATATGGATGTCAGCATTACTTATCAGCAACTTGAACAACAAGCGACGGATTTTGCTGCTTACTTACAGCAAGATTTAGGCTTAGTTAAGGGTGATAAATTTGCCATTATGATCCCCAATACACTGCAATATCCCATTGCACTATTTGGCGCACTGATTGCGGGTCTGACGGTGGTTAACGTTAATCCACTGTATACCGCCCGCGAGTTAGAACATCAATTAAAAGACTCTGGCACTAAAGGGATCCTTATTCTTGAAAACTTTGCTCATGTATTACAGTCTGTTATTAATAAAACCGATGTAAAGCATGTGATCCTCACAGGCGTAGGTGACAGGTTAGGTATGATTAAAGGCGCACTCGTCAACGGCGCAATTAAGCATGTAAAAAAACTAGTCCCAGCGTTTGATTTGCCCAATGCCATTAAATTTAATGACGTAATGGCCAAAGGCAGTAAACTTAATTTGACGCCAGTTGAGGTTGTGGGTGCTGATTTGGCCTTTTTACAATATACCGGTGGTACCACAGGCCCATCAAAAGGCGCCATGCTGACTCATCGCAACATGGTGGCCAACATAGAACAGTCCAATGCGGTTACAAAAAATGTCTTCGAAATAAACAAAGAAATTATGATAACCGCTTTGCCGCTTTATCATATCTATGCGTTAACTTCTAATTGTTTGGCCTTTTTACCATTTGGCGGCACTAATCTATTAATCACCAATCCAAGAGATATGGCAGGTTTTGTTAAAGAGCTGGCTAAATATCGCTTTACCGTTATTACTGGGGTAAATACCTTATTTAATGGGCTACTAAATACCCCTGGATTCGACAAACTTGATTTTAGTGCCTTAAAAATGGGGCTTGGTGGTGGAATGGCTGTGCAACGTCCGGTTGCAGAGCTTTGGGAAAAAGTCACTAACAGTCGACTTTTAGAAGGATATGGATTAACCGAATGTGCGCCCTTAGTGACATTAAGTCCTTATAACCAAAAAAGTTTCAATGGCTCTATTGGTTTGCCTGCATCATCAACGGATATTCGTTTAGTCGGGGCTGATGGTGAAGACGTGGCATTAGGCGAGCCGGGCGAAATGTGGGTTAAAGGTCCACAAGTGATGAAAGGCTATTACAATCGCCAAAAAGCCACCGATGAAGTCTTAATCGATGG from Shewanella psychromarinicola includes the following:
- a CDS encoding phosphotransferase family protein codes for the protein MAQESPVNNEQLTAYLEAHVDGFRGPITLEKFAGGQSNPTFKVTSASGVYVLRRQPSGKLLKSAHAVDREYRVLNALKDSNVPVAKVFHLCEDSSIIGSMFYLMQFCDGTVYWSASLAEIDTNEQRSAMYDAMNKVLVALHSVDVDAVGLSDYGKAGNYFERQLTRWTSQYRVTELKKIAAMDELSQWLEQHVPEDDGRVCLVHGDFRLDNMMFAKDSPDIIALLDWELSTLGHPFADLAYQCMQLRMPAGMGSIDGLQDIDRASLGIPTEAEYVALYCQRMGIVHIENWVFYLAFSFFRLAAIAQGVAKRATEGNASNEHANKVGSFVEPLAKMALEVIAKEIKRVTQ
- a CDS encoding SDR family NAD(P)-dependent oxidoreductase, with the translated sequence MDPLLDFTGKVAVITGAAQGFGKLLAEELAKRGAKLVISDINEAGVNKVADDIASSGADVIAMKCDVSKDASCKAMVETAIKHFGRVDIGVNNAGIAHEFKPFHEIDESIMDSQFAVNVKGVQFGMRHQIQQMLKQGQGAILNVSSMAGLGGAARGSAYSMAKHAVIGLTKTGAVEYGRDNIRINAICPFFTLTPMVTNFADEEKQKKMARGAPMNRLGEPKEIVAVMLMMLSPANTYMTGQCIAVDGGVSAF
- a CDS encoding acyl-CoA dehydrogenase, which gives rise to MPATLMNQRDLEFMLYELFDSEALTSRERYQDHDRQTFNEVVNTAKTIAEKYFLPIRRKLDIEQPTFDGKKVHIIPELKTAIDAVNESGIGAATADYDLGGMQLPPIIASAAGSYLSVAGGVGMGYNMLTTANANLLQAHGSAELIETWVKPMREGRFMGTMAMTEPGSGSALGDLTTKAVKAENGTYRISGSKIYISGGDHDLSENIVHLVLARIQGAPKGVKGISLFVVPKFLLNDDGSLGDDNEVALAGLFHKMGGRAQTSTALSFGEKNGAIGYLVGEEHCGLKYMFHMMNEARIMVGTSGAVLAVAGYQYSVDYAKNRPQGRLPSCKDPQSPMVNIIEHADVKRMLLAQKSYAEGAMALVLYGTQLSDDSHTSATAEQRQYAHTLLDFLTPIIKTWPSEYGPKANSLAIQVMGGHGYINEHPVEMFYRDNRLNPIHEGTTGIQSLDLITRKVPMNNMQGYKATLAEMVKTIEYAKQYPSLNEFSSQLSQALDTLSVTTQAVLSAMSTKNIDLALANSVKYLELFGHVIIAWLWLKQSIVATKAIAEQPHQADMHFYQGKLQACQYFYRFELPEISVWSNLLINTDSTSFDMQPDWF
- a CDS encoding MaoC family dehydratase is translated as MPTVINRNDIANYIGYQAEPTGWHQITQEQINQFADCTLDHQFIHVDVEKAKATPFGSTIAHGFLSLSMLSHFAENFSVIIDGFYMGLNAGFDKVRFLQPVTVNSRIRAHAKTLSIAEKKPGQFRLSTEVTIEIEGCDTPALVAEWISVQMVK
- a CDS encoding SDR family NAD(P)-dependent oxidoreductase; its protein translation is MTISFAGKVAIVTGAGNGLGRSHALELARRGAKVVVNDLGGARDGSGASSAASQEVVQLIEEMGGEAISHGANVANFDEVQDMVQQTMDKWGRVDILINNAGILRDKSFSKMTLDDFKLVMDVHVMGSVNCTKAVWEIMKQQNYGRIVMTTSSSGMYGNFGQANYGAAKMAVIGLMNTLVLEGAKNNININALAPTAGTRMTEDLMPEEIVKAFSPEAVTAGMLTLCDEDAPNRFILCAGAGGYSSACIFETEGCFIPKTSQNPETVRQNWALLTAQENQQSLLSGAKQGEKFVMKAMAFMKSQQQSQQ
- a CDS encoding acetyl-CoA C-acyltransferase, with protein sequence MREAVIVSAARTPIGKAYRGAFNDLSAPTLAAVAVNAAIERAGIDPHDIEDCIFGAALTQGNQGMNFGRQVAMAAQLPVSVPGMTVDRQCSSGLMSIAIAANHIVVDGAQIVVAGGCDSISLVQNDKMNMHRAVDPSIKAYQPAIYMPMLDTAEVVAERYGISREAQDAYALTSQLRTAAAQTEGRFDDEIVPVTCTKLVMDKASGEMSKQQVTLTKDEGNRPSTDLQGLASLKAVKESGSITGGNASQLSDGAAAVVVMERELAEQRGLSPLGAYRGMVVVGCEPDEMGIGPIYAIPKLLERHGLTIDDIGLWEINEAFAVQVIYCAEKLGIPADRLNVDGGAISIGHPYGMSGTRMVMHALIEGKRRGVKYVVISMCIGGGQGAAGLFEVL
- a CDS encoding AMP-binding protein translates to MEKIWLEKSYPPGVEFEIDPDKYNSLADLFLIYTKLYANNTAFINMDVSITYQQLEQQATDFAAYLQQDLGLVKGDKFAIMIPNTLQYPIALFGALIAGLTVVNVNPLYTARELEHQLKDSGTKGILILENFAHVLQSVINKTDVKHVILTGVGDRLGMIKGALVNGAIKHVKKLVPAFDLPNAIKFNDVMAKGSKLNLTPVEVVGADLAFLQYTGGTTGPSKGAMLTHRNMVANIEQSNAVTKNVFEINKEIMITALPLYHIYALTSNCLAFLPFGGTNLLITNPRDMAGFVKELAKYRFTVITGVNTLFNGLLNTPGFDKLDFSALKMGLGGGMAVQRPVAELWEKVTNSRLLEGYGLTECAPLVTLSPYNQKSFNGSIGLPASSTDIRLVGADGEDVALGEPGEMWVKGPQVMKGYYNRQKATDEVLIDGWLATGDIATMDENGFFKIVDRKKDMINVSGFNVFPNEIEEVLVMHEGVLEAAAVGVSCDITGERVKVYIVRKDPTLTEQDILDHCNKMLTNYKRPKVVEFMNELPKSNVGKVLRKDLRNKA